The Dehalococcoidales bacterium genomic interval TCTATCTCGACAACGGCCTGCCTATCGCCATCATCTCAAAGGGTGGCAAGCTCTACCGTGCGCCGATAAAAAACCGGGGCAATCACAAATATCCATCACCAGTTCACCGCTTTTAGCAGTGTTATCGCACACCATGTTAGACCATACCATTACATCTGGTTTTGGGATGGCGCCATTGGCAAAAGCGCCGGCCATACCGCGATGAGGAGCACATATTTCGGTAGCCATGCCCATGCTCGACCCCGCTGCCAGTATATCGCTGCATTCACCGGTGAACAGGGATGTCATCCAGGTTGTGGTCTCGGTGTGCATGGGAACCAAACCCATGGCAAGTATAATTTCAGCCGGGAAAAACACGGTATGGGCAACAATAAACTGCCCGTTTTCTCGTGCATCTCGCAAGCGTGTATAGTATTGCAGCAGCATGCGGTAATACATCTTTTGGCTTTCCCTGGTATCAGGATCTGCTTCAATCATCCTCAGTATAATACGACATGCTCTTACTATAGCCTGTATTTTGTTGTTGCTTAATTCGGTCATTTTCTTGCCTCAATCATTTCCAAAAAAGCCTGTACCCGCGTTGCAATTTGCCCGGAACCCGAACTTCCGTATTCCAAGTCGATAGAAAGCACCGGGATGTTAACATCAGCCAGCCTTTTCGTCAGTAGTGGCAGGTCATGGGCATAAGGCACACAATAACGTATTATTTCGCTTATTACCCCTTCTACTTTACAATCTTGCGCAGTCTTGACTATACGGCGAAAGCGCTCTTCGGAAGGGAACATTCTGGCGCAGGGATAATTACTCAGATAACGCCGGGCAAGCGCCGAAACAGGCGATTCCCCATTCCTCCTTTCTACCATGTCACCCCAATACCGGGTACTGGTACAGAGTTCATCCGCGACAATCAGCCCGCCTTGTTGTTCGATTGCTGCAACAAAATCAGGGTTGGCCAGAACACTGCCAGAAAGCATGAGTCTGGCGCGTCCCTGATAAGAGACTTTAGAGCTTTTTAGCTCCTGCAGCAGCTTTTTCAGATACGAGTTGAAGATTTCCTTGGGCATCCGGAAACAGGCATCAATCACTTGCATAACCTGGGCGCCGCTTATCGGAGGATTGGGTCTTTTTCTTAATTCATACAGCTCCCGTAACAATGAACGTGTCTGGTTATAAAGCTCAATCGAATCTTTGAGCGCTTCATCGGTTATCTTTAGCCCCAGGTATTCTTCAAGGTGAGATTTAAACAATTCTATCTCAGCCAGATATAGCCGATGAGCACTATCAGTATATTTTCTTGGCACTGTAATAACATGGTGAAAGGGTGTTCCGATATATTCTCTCCAGAGATCAAAGAGTCTTCTGGCTCCATCACAGGTCGAGCCGCCGACAACACCATCGAGAAATTGATAATCATTAGTCAAACCCATCTGCAGGCAACTACGCGAAAATGAGCAGTTGTTGTTATACAAATAGGCGTTACCGTCATCAAGCTCAGCTTCACGGTCATAACCGGTAATTCGTATTGGCAGTATACCTCCGGCATGGAGGATTTCTTCCGGTACATAAGTACAGAGCCAGCCGAATATCTTTTTCCCCTGGCTAAGCCATTCCTGGATTTCCGGTGTATTGGGGAAAGTCTGGTTAATTTTCCGAAGGGCTTCGAGTGTTACGAGGGCAGCCTTCTCCAACTGTGAACCAGGTTGTATTAAGCTTTTGTACATTTTTTCTCCTGTAACAATTAAGTACTATCGTTGTCAGGAAACCATGTATCCGCCATCTACTTTAATCGTTTCTCCAGTAATGTATGAAGATAAATCAGAAGCAAGAAATAACACCACCCCAGCCACGTCATCCGCCTCCCCCATTCTACCAATTGGTACACGTTTTAAAAACTTTTTTAGTTGAGCATACCGGTGTTGGCTGGTAGCACTGTCAGCATTGCTGCATGAGGAAGTCATCTCTCGAGTTATAATACCGCCGGGAGCAACCGCATTAACTCGTATACCGTACTGCCCCAATTCTTTGGCGAGGTTTCGGGTCAGCATAGCCACTCCTGCTTTTGATGCTCCATAGGCACTCATTCCAATTGAAAAA includes:
- a CDS encoding 2-hydroxyacyl-CoA dehydratase family protein; protein product: MTELSNNKIQAIVRACRIILRMIEADPDTRESQKMYYRMLLQYYTRLRDARENGQFIVAHTVFFPAEIILAMGLVPMHTETTTWMTSLFTGECSDILAAGSSMGMATEICAPHRGMAGAFANGAIPKPDVMVWSNMVCDNTAKSGELVMDICDCPGFLSAHGRACHPLR
- a CDS encoding 2-hydroxyacyl-CoA dehydratase family protein, producing MYKSLIQPGSQLEKAALVTLEALRKINQTFPNTPEIQEWLSQGKKIFGWLCTYVPEEILHAGGILPIRITGYDREAELDDGNAYLYNNNCSFSRSCLQMGLTNDYQFLDGVVGGSTCDGARRLFDLWREYIGTPFHHVITVPRKYTDSAHRLYLAEIELFKSHLEEYLGLKITDEALKDSIELYNQTRSLLRELYELRKRPNPPISGAQVMQVIDACFRMPKEIFNSYLKKLLQELKSSKVSYQGRARLMLSGSVLANPDFVAAIEQQGGLIVADELCTSTRYWGDMVERRNGESPVSALARRYLSNYPCARMFPSEERFRRIVKTAQDCKVEGVISEIIRYCVPYAHDLPLLTKRLADVNIPVLSIDLEYGSSGSGQIATRVQAFLEMIEARK